The DNA window ACTTGTAGAAAGGTTTCCTGGGCAGCATCTTCCGCTTCCTTCGCATCATGCAGAACCGAATACGTTACGCGGTACACATAGTTCCCATATTCTTGCACTAACTTGCGAAAAGCTTGAACATCTCCCTGCTGAGATTTAAGTATTAGAGACTCTTCGTCAATAGCTCTCTCCTCCTTCCCCACTTTAATAAACGATACAAAATTGACTTAACCCTGCATGAATTCAAAAAATTAATTTTTCTACTACTCTACAGTAGATTCAGCAGAAAAGTATTCACCCAAAAATTGCTTACACCTGTCCACAATGGAAGAACGTTCTTGTAATTTGTCTTTTAAAAGGTGGACATCTGCAGTATAGATCATACACTAACATAAAAACGGTAATCTACTACATATGGATGAGAATTTCAATACTTGATCTATATATGATCTTGCTGATAGGGGAACAATATGTTCCTCGTGTCCACCTTTTAAAAGACAATATTCTCATTTGTATTCATCCAAGAGACATATCTATTTTTAAGAACTTTCACATAGAAAAATAAAACTGCACCTTCAATTGTTGGGGAGTGAATCTAACAATTGGGGTACAGTTCAAATTGAAAATAGGTTACTTTGCAATAAATTTAATTAGAACCGATTAAGACGAACTCTCAGAAAGTTATAGATTTCCTCTGAAATATTTACGTTACAGCATGATTCAAGTCCTTCAAATCCTGGAGATGAATTTGCTTCGCAAATCTTGTAGTGATCCCCATCAAAAAGCAGATCTATTCCAGCAATATCCAAATTAAGCAATCGCGAGGTTTCCAAGGCTAGCCATTCAATTTCGGCATTGATCTCATAGGGTTCAACCTTACCACCACGGGAGTAGTTCGCTTTGAAGCTATCATTCCCAGAGATACGTTTCATCGCAGCCACAGCTCTACCACCGATGGTAATAACACGAAGATCAATTCCACGGCTCGACTCTACGAACTCTTGTAAAATCATAGTTGCATTTTCTTTGTAGGCACTAATCATCTCAAGTAAATCTATAAACTTAGATTTGGTCTCTGCCAAGAATACTCCGCTTCCTTGAGAACCAGAAATCGTCTTTACTACGACAGGAAAACCAAGGTGTTTCTCAACTAGATCAACGTCAACTTTGGACCGGATTAGCATGGTTTTGGGTACAGGAAGATTGTGTTCTGCCAAAATTTGTTGCGTAAAAAGCTTGTCTTTCACAGTATCAATACTCTGTGACGAATTAAATGTCCGAACACCCAATCTTTCCA is part of the Paenibacillus segetis genome and encodes:
- a CDS encoding ATP-grasp domain-containing protein; translated protein: MRGWIIYKSATNEVKPETFELNRLVREAEKQEIDIRVLSPEQFELIVTRDDRKSVMVDGEVQQLPDFVLPRMGAGTNYFGLALIRHLERLGVRTFNSSQSIDTVKDKLFTQQILAEHNLPVPKTMLIRSKVDVDLVEKHLGFPVVVKTISGSQGSGVFLAETKSKFIDLLEMISAYKENATMILQEFVESSRGIDLRVITIGGRAVAAMKRISGNDSFKANYSRGGKVEPYEINAEIEWLALETSRLLNLDIAGIDLLFDGDHYKICEANSSPGFEGLESCCNVNISEEIYNFLRVRLNRF